The following coding sequences are from one bacterium SCSIO 12741 window:
- a CDS encoding membrane or secreted protein, which yields MKLVLVSIGMLALAFAGIAIKILVKRDGKFEGTCASNSPFLNEEGKPCSFCGALPDEQCKKESEAA from the coding sequence ATGAAATTGGTATTGGTTTCGATTGGCATGTTAGCCCTGGCATTTGCAGGGATCGCCATTAAGATTTTGGTTAAGCGGGATGGAAAGTTCGAAGGAACTTGTGCCAGCAACAGTCCTTTTCTTAACGAAGAAGGAAAACCTTGCAGCTTCTGTGGAGCTCTTCCTGATGAGCAATGCAAGAAAGAATCTGAGGCCGCTTAG
- the rpsT gene encoding 30S ribosomal protein S20, whose protein sequence is MANLKSALKRVRQIKTRRLRNRYVHKSTRNAIRDLRSETDKKAAQESLPKVVSMIDKLAKRNIIHKNKAANLKSKLTRKVAAL, encoded by the coding sequence ATGGCAAATCTTAAATCTGCATTAAAGCGAGTTCGTCAAATTAAGACCAGAAGACTACGTAACCGTTACGTACACAAGTCCACTCGTAATGCTATCCGCGACTTGAGAAGTGAGACGGATAAGAAAGCAGCTCAGGAAAGCCTACCTAAAGTGGTGAGCATGATTGATAAGTTGGCTAAGCGCAACATCATTCATAAAAACAAAGCCGCCAACTTGAAGTCTAAATTGACTCGTAAGGTAGCCGCTCTATAG
- the radC gene encoding DNA repair protein RadC, producing MKQPIYLWAKDDRPREKLIQKGTQALSNAELIAILIGTGSTSESAVDLSKRILSENGGNLAKLGRLGVSNFVRYNGIGEAKAISIVAALELGRRKRQSDDSISEKIRCSKDAYHHFYSDLVDLNYEEFWVLLLNKANRVIGRHKVSSGGIDSTIVDCRKIFKAAIDQMASSIILGHNHPSGNLKPSIQDKKLTQKVKDGAQLLGLQVIDHLIVAGNSYFSFADKGLI from the coding sequence ATGAAACAACCAATCTACCTATGGGCGAAAGATGATCGTCCACGCGAAAAACTTATTCAAAAAGGTACTCAAGCTTTAAGTAATGCAGAGCTAATCGCCATCCTTATTGGTACGGGTAGTACCTCCGAATCAGCAGTCGATTTAAGCAAAAGAATCCTATCCGAAAATGGCGGCAACCTGGCCAAGCTCGGTCGACTTGGAGTTTCCAATTTTGTTCGATACAATGGAATTGGAGAAGCCAAGGCAATCAGTATTGTAGCTGCCTTAGAGCTAGGCCGGCGAAAACGTCAGTCTGACGATTCGATTTCCGAAAAGATCCGTTGCAGCAAAGATGCCTATCATCATTTTTACTCCGATCTCGTCGATTTGAATTACGAAGAATTTTGGGTTCTCCTGCTCAACAAGGCCAATCGGGTTATCGGTCGGCACAAGGTTAGTTCCGGAGGTATTGATTCCACCATCGTCGATTGCCGCAAGATTTTCAAGGCAGCCATCGATCAAATGGCGTCTTCCATTATTCTTGGGCATAATCATCCCTCAGGAAACCTTAAGCCCAGCATCCAAGACAAAAAACTCACGCAAAAGGTCAAAGATGGAGCTCAGCTTTTAGGGCTACAAGTAATCGATCATTTGATTGTGGCCGGTAATTCCTATTTCAGTTTTGCCGATAAAGGCCTCATTTAA
- a CDS encoding polysaccharide deacetylase family protein: MAGYSSTIYVFVPEETERIRYTFHLIFREILKVNFELITDRDDWDKYKQEVTLVYDYQPLETALHFVPHGLLRQKGINEFDIQTEDWDGLPIFFRVNDSTWPFDPFAASFFLASRYEEYWPHRKDKHGRFPASESVAFKRQFLHLPWINLVVDRLQKLIEERFPDFAFPSRSYQFLPTVDVDNAFAFLEKGMVRTLGALLRSAVTLDSEDLKNRISALLGMKKDPFDVFSELLDLQKQYGLKPIYFFLVGDYGINDKNVPISSRKFQALIKHIRDYAEVGLHPSYASSQDPDKLRMELKRLSQVIHSPVRISRNHFLKLQLPGSYRELLDAEIHTDYTMGFPDEYGFRASLCTPFSFYDLEMEQRTPLQVVPFCFMEATARFYKNQSVQEALAELEKLLEPIRQVDGQCCVLWHNDSLSETGDWVGWSGLLEEVIKKAHS; the protein is encoded by the coding sequence GTGGCTGGATATTCTTCAACGATATATGTATTTGTTCCCGAAGAAACGGAACGAATTCGCTATACCTTTCATCTGATCTTTCGTGAAATTCTAAAGGTGAATTTCGAACTTATTACTGATCGTGATGATTGGGATAAATACAAGCAGGAAGTAACCTTGGTTTATGATTATCAGCCCTTGGAAACAGCGCTTCACTTTGTACCACACGGATTGTTGCGTCAAAAGGGAATTAACGAATTCGATATTCAGACCGAAGACTGGGATGGTCTTCCCATATTCTTCCGGGTAAACGATTCAACATGGCCCTTCGATCCCTTTGCGGCTTCATTCTTTTTAGCATCTCGTTACGAGGAGTATTGGCCCCATCGAAAGGATAAACATGGACGTTTTCCGGCCTCGGAAAGTGTGGCTTTTAAGCGTCAGTTTTTGCACCTTCCCTGGATAAACCTGGTGGTGGATCGCCTGCAAAAACTTATTGAAGAGCGTTTTCCGGATTTTGCATTTCCGAGTAGATCCTATCAATTCTTACCTACGGTTGATGTCGATAATGCTTTTGCTTTCTTGGAAAAAGGCATGGTAAGAACTCTCGGGGCATTGCTTCGATCAGCTGTCACGCTCGATTCTGAAGATTTGAAAAATCGAATATCGGCATTGCTCGGTATGAAAAAAGATCCCTTCGATGTGTTTTCTGAATTGTTGGATTTACAGAAACAGTATGGATTAAAACCTATCTACTTCTTTTTGGTGGGTGATTATGGGATCAATGATAAAAATGTGCCTATTTCATCCAGAAAGTTTCAGGCTCTGATCAAACACATTAGGGATTATGCAGAAGTGGGCTTGCACCCCAGTTATGCTTCGTCTCAAGATCCAGATAAGCTTCGTATGGAGCTCAAGCGTTTGAGCCAGGTGATCCATTCACCGGTTCGGATTAGTAGAAACCACTTTTTAAAACTCCAATTACCTGGGAGTTATCGTGAGCTTTTAGATGCCGAAATCCATACAGATTATACCATGGGATTTCCAGATGAATATGGTTTTAGGGCTTCTTTATGTACGCCGTTTTCCTTTTATGATTTGGAAATGGAGCAGCGAACGCCTCTACAAGTGGTGCCCTTTTGTTTTATGGAAGCTACTGCCCGTTTCTACAAAAATCAATCGGTTCAGGAGGCCTTGGCTGAGTTAGAAAAATTGTTGGAACCCATCCGCCAGGTAGATGGCCAATGTTGTGTGCTTTGGCACAACGATTCATTGAGTGAGACCGGCGATTGGGTTGGCTGGAGTGGATTATTGGAAGAAGTCATCAAAAAAGCACATTCCTAA
- a CDS encoding GNAT family N-acetyltransferase — translation MWKYLPSANIDREKWDACVQGANNNLIYGYSWYLDIAAPGWEGLVWKDYQNVFPVPVRKKWGLKYLYQPNFIQRLEAFGQTGGHPSLSDLRALPSDIVSIDLTTGFALENTSRAMANVILDLKPSSDDLMRGFSSNTRRNYKKAQNKNLQYTEVSLDHLSEMISIFQKSKPHLLKSLPKDFFVDLQRLVHELAKRNRLGLIGCWDDKKLVAGAVIAKAPARHTLLFTAADEAARKSGAMHFLLGHYILQEAGSDLLFDFEGSTNPGVARFYLSFGGQTETYYHTRRRRLFNRSL, via the coding sequence ATGTGGAAATACCTGCCTTCAGCTAATATTGATCGAGAAAAATGGGATGCCTGTGTTCAAGGTGCAAATAACAATTTGATCTACGGTTATTCCTGGTACCTGGATATTGCCGCCCCCGGATGGGAAGGATTGGTTTGGAAGGATTACCAAAATGTGTTTCCCGTTCCCGTTCGAAAAAAATGGGGACTAAAGTACCTGTATCAACCCAATTTCATTCAACGCTTAGAGGCTTTTGGTCAAACCGGTGGGCACCCCAGTTTATCGGATTTGAGGGCACTTCCCAGCGATATTGTTTCCATTGATTTAACTACAGGCTTTGCCTTGGAGAACACGAGTAGGGCTATGGCCAACGTGATTTTGGATCTAAAGCCAAGTAGTGATGATTTGATGAGAGGGTTTTCAAGCAATACCCGAAGAAACTACAAAAAGGCTCAAAACAAGAATCTCCAGTATACCGAAGTATCGTTAGATCATCTTTCAGAAATGATTTCCATTTTCCAAAAGTCCAAACCCCATTTATTGAAGAGCCTTCCCAAGGATTTCTTTGTCGATTTGCAGCGATTGGTTCATGAATTAGCCAAACGAAACCGGTTAGGTTTGATTGGATGTTGGGATGATAAAAAATTGGTTGCCGGTGCCGTGATTGCTAAGGCTCCAGCCAGACACACCCTATTGTTCACCGCTGCTGATGAAGCGGCCAGAAAGAGCGGAGCCATGCATTTTTTGTTAGGGCATTATATCCTTCAGGAGGCAGGAAGTGATTTACTTTTTGATTTTGAGGGAAGTACAAATCCGGGCGTTGCTCGATTTTATCTTTCATTTGGCGGACAAACCGAAACCTATTACCACACTCGGCGTAGGCGATTATTCAACCGTTCGTTATAA